The DNA sequence TTCGGAAATTATGCAGAAGTCTTATATAGACTATGCTATGAGCGTTATCATTGCAAGAGCGTTACCGGATGTAAGAGACGGTTTAAAGCCGGTACAGCGCCGTACTCTTTATGATATGCATGAACTTGGAATAAGATATGACAAGCCTTATCGTAAATGTGCCCGTATCGTGGGAGATACCATGGGTAAATATCACCCACATGGTGACAGTTCTATTTATGAAGCTTTGGTAGTGATGGCACAGGAATTTAAGAAAGGAATGCCGTTAGTAGACGGACACGGTAACTTTGGTTCTATCGAGGGAGACGGAGCTGCTGCTATGCGTTATACGGAAGCACGTTTGCAGAAAATTACCCAAGAAGCATATCTTGCAGACCTTGATAAAGATGTAGTAGATTTTGTGCCAAACTTTGATGAAACAGAAAAAGAACCTTCTGTACTTCCGGTAAAAGTACCAAACCTTTTAATAAATGGTGCAGATGGTATTGCCGTAGGTATGGCAACCAGTATACCGCCTCACAATTTTGGTGAAGTAATTGAAGGCGTCAAGGCATACATGAAGAATCCGGATATTACAACTAAGGAAATGATGGAATACATCAAAGGACCGGATTTTCCAACCGGAGGAATCGTTGTAAATAAAGATGATCTTCTTAATATCTACGAAACCGGTATGGGAAAAATTAAAATTCGTGGAAAAGTGGAAGTAGAGCAGGTAAAAGGTGGAAAAGAACGTCTGGTTATTACCGAGATTCCGTATACCATGATTGGTGCTAATATCGGAAAGTTTTTAAATGATGTGTACAGTTTGGTAGAGACAAAAAAGACAAATGATATTGTGGATATTTCTAACCAGTCCTCGAAAGAGGGAATCCGCATTGTCTTAGAACTGCGCAAAGGTGCAGACGTAGAGAACCTAAAGAATATGCTCTATAAGAAGACTCGTTTGGAGGATACCTTTGGAGTTAACATGCTGGCGGTAGCAGAGGGAAGACCGGAGACTATGGGTCTGGTTTCTATTGTACGGCATCATGTGAATTTCCAGTATGAACTTGCTACCAGAAAGTACAAGACATTGCTTGCAAAAGAAATGGACAAAAAAGAGATTCAGGAAGGTTTGATCAAGGCATGTGATGTCATCGATCTGATTATTGAGATTTTAAGAGGTTCTAAGAATATCAAAGATGCGAAGGACTGTCTGATGAACGGTAATACGGAAAAAATTGAGTTCCGTTATAAAGGTTCTGAGGCAGATGCCAAGCAGTTGAACTTTACAGAGCGTCAGGCGACTGCAATTTTAGAGATGCGTCTCTATAAATTGATTGGTTTGGAAATTGAGGCTTTAATGAAAGAGCATGAGACTACCTTACAGAACATTGAAAAATATGAAGAAATTTTAGGAAGCCGTGCTGCAATGGCAAAGGTTATCATCAAAGAACTGGATGGTTTCAAAAAAGAATATGCAGTGGAGCGTAAAACTGCTATCGAAAATGCCGCAGAAGCAGTTTTTGAAGAAAAGAAAATAGAAGAAATTCCTGTAATTCTTTTGATGGACCGTTTTGGATATGCCAAAACCATTGATGTGTCTGCCTATGAGCGAAATAAAGAGGCGGCAGATGCAGAAAATAAATACATTATCCATTGTATGAACACGGACCGTCTTTGTATTTTTACGGACAAGGGACAGATGCACATGGTAAAAGTATTAGACCTGCCATATGGAAAGTTCCGAGATAAAGGAACTCCGATTGATAATGTAAGTAATTACAGTAGTAGTGAAGAAAATATAGTTTATATTGAAAGCATTGGAAATCTTCTGGGACGTAAGCTGTTATTTGCAAGTAGTGATGGTATGCTGAAGCAGGTAGATGGTGGAGAGTTTGATGTTTCCAAACGTACTACGGCAGCAACCAAGCTGAACGAGGGAGCAACTGTTATGTTGATACAGCCGGTGTCAGGTACAGAAGGTGAAACAATCATTATGGGAACTGAAAAAGGAATGTATCTGCGGTTTGCGGCAGGAGATGTACCGGAGAAGAAGAAAGGTGCCGTAGGTGTTCGAGGTATGAAGATAGACCCGAAGGATAAGCTGGAAGCAGTATATTTATTAGGGGAAGAGGAAGAGAAGAACATCGAAACCAAAGGAAAAGAAATTGCATTGCACAGATTGCGTATAGCAAATCGTGACGGAAAAGGCGTAAAGAAGTAAGAGGTTTACAATCATCTTGTCAGTAGTCCGCTATTGTGCTATAATGGGCGGAAAAAGGATGAGGATAAGCAGGAGGCTGATATGAATAAATTGCAGGAGCAGATACAGGCTCTGAAACAGGAAAAAGATGCGGTAATTTTAGCTCATTACTATGTCGAAGATGAAGTACAGGAAATCGCAGATTATGTGGGGGATTCTTTTTATTTAAGCAAGATTGCAACGGAAGTTCCACAGCAGACCATTTGTTTTGCAGGAGTTTCTTTTATGGGCGAGAGTGCTAAAATATTGAATCCGGAGAAAAGGGTGCTTCTCCCGGATATGACAGCAGATTGTCCTATGGCACATATGGCAAGGGTAGAAGATATTGAACGGGTACGTCAGGAATATGATGATGTAGCAGTGGTATGCTATATTAATTCTACTACAGAATTAAAGGCACATTCTGACGTTTGTGTGACTAGTGCCAATGCAATGAAGATTGTTAAAAAATTACCAAATAAAAATATATTTTTTATTCCGGACAGACATCTGGGAAGTTATATTGCAGCAAAGGTACCGGACAAGCACTTTATTTTTAATGATGGTTTTTGCCCGGTGCATCAGAAGTTTGATGTAGAGAATATTAAGGCAGCAAAGGTTGCTCATCCGGAAGCAAAACTTTTGGTACATCCGGAATGTCCAAAGGAAGTTGTAGAACTGGCAGATTTTATCGGAAGTACTTCTGAAATTATTACGTATGCAGGAAAAGATGAATCACAAAGCTTTTTGATTGGGACAGAAAGTGGTGTGATGTATGAACTGCGGGAGCGGTATCCGGAAAAAACATTTTATGAAATTATATCCGGACAGTGCTGTATGGATATGAAAAAGGTTACGTTAGAAAAAGTGAAGGACTGTCTGGAACAGGGCAGTGGAGAAGTAAAGTTAGAGGAATCAGTACGGCAAAGTTCTGTAAATGCACTTGACAGAATGCTGGAACTGGCAAAGTAGGTGAGGAAATGGAAAGAGAAACAGATGTTATAATTGTTGGAACAGGTGCAGCGGGGTTGTTCTGTGCCTTGCAATTTCCGGAGGATAAGAGGATAACAGTTATAACAAAGGAAGATGCGGAAAGCAGTGATTCGTTCCTGGCACAAGGGGGCATGTGTATGCTCCGGTCAGAAGAGGATTTTGATGGGTATTTTGAAGATACCATGAAGGCAGGTCACTATAAGAATAATAAGGCATCGGTGGAAGTGATGATTCGCAGTTCTCAGCATATTGCCCAGAAGTTAATTGGGTATGGTGTTGACTTTGAAAGAAAAAACGGGGAATTGGCATTTACCAGAGAGGGCGGACATTCCAGACCAAGAATTCTCTTTCATGAAGATATTACCGGAAAAGAGATTACCGGAACGTTATTAGAACGGGTAAAGGAACGCAAAAATATTAAGTTATATGAACATACCACGATGTTGGATATTTTGTGCAAAGACAATGTATGTTATGGACTCGTAGTACAGTTGCCGGATGGCAAAGTGGATATTTTGACGGCACCTAATACGGTACTTGCTTGTGGTGGAATTGGCGGTTTGTATCGTCATTCTACTAATTTTCCGCATATCACAGGAGATGCTATTGCAATAGCATTAAGACATAAGATTACTCTTCAGGATGTAAATTATGTACAGATTCATCCTACTACGCTGTATTCTGAAAAGCCGGGTAGAAGTTTTTTGATTTCAGAATCTGTGCGTGGAGAAGGAGCGCTGTTATACAATGCGAAAATGGAACGTTTTGTAGATGAACTTCTGCCGAGGGATATTGTAACAGCAGCGATTAACAAACAGATGGCGGAGGATGGAAAGCCTTATGTCTGGTTATCTATGGCACCGATTGCAAAGGAAGATATTTTAAGTCATTTTCCGAATATTTATAAGCGGTGTTTAGAAGAAGGGTATGATGTGACAAAGGAATGCATTCCGGTAGTACCGGGCCAGCATTATTTCATGGGAGGTATTCAGTCTGATTTAGAGGGAAGGACTTCTATGCGTCATTTGTATGCCGTAGGAGAGACGTGTTGTAATGGAGTGCATGGAGCCAATCGTTTGGCTAGTAACTCGCTATTAGAAAGTCTTGTGTTTGCAGAACGGGCAGCGCAGGATGTACTGAAGCAGACAGAAATACCGGAAAATGAAAACATAGAAGAATTGTTTGAGCCGGGACGATATGTCAACTTAAATGAATTTAATAAAGAAAATAAGCAGATGGTACGTCAGGAAATAGAAAGGATGAAAGAGGAATATGAACAGCATAACCATGACATTAAATGCGGATGAATTGATTTTACAGGCATTGCGGGAAGATATTTCCAGTGAAGATGTAACTACCAATGCAGTAATGCCAAAAGCGCAGAAGGGAGAAGCACACTTAATCTGTAAGCAGGATGGTGTGTTGGCAGGACTTTGGGTATTTAAGCGTGTCTTTGAACTTTTGGATGAAGATATTTGTGTAAAACTGAATTTTGAAGATGGTGACACGGTAAAGAACGGTGAGATTATTGGAACTGTGACCGGAGATATTCGGGCAATTTTATCTGGAGAACGTACGGCACTTAATTATTTGCAACGTATGAGTGGAATTGCAACTTATACGAACTCTGTAGCTAAGTTATTAGAGGGAAGTAAAGTAAAACTGTTAGATACCAGAAAGACCACACCAAATAATCGTATTTTTGAAAAATATGCAGTAAAGACAGGTGGCGGTTATAATCATCGTTATAACCTTTCTGATGGCGTATTGTTAAAGGATAACCACATTGGCGCAGCAGGAGGCGTAAAACAAGCTGTGCTTATGGCAAAGGAATATGCACCTTTTGTACGCAAGATTGAAGTAGAGTGTGAAACGGTAGCTATGGTAGAAGAAGCATTAGAGGCCGGAGCAGATATTATCATGTTGGACAATATGAGCGTAGAAGAAATGAAAAAGGCAGTAGCGCTGATTGATGGAAAGGCAGAAATTGAGTGTTCCGGAAATGTGACAAAGGAAAATATTTCACATTATATTTCACTTGGAGTAGATTATATTTCTAGTGGTGCATTAACACATTCAGCACCGATTATGGATGTTTCTTTGAAAAATCTACATGTAGTATAGAAAAGTTTACGAAGGACAACCATAAGGAGGTTTAGGATATGCTGGAATTAAAGGATTTGAAGTGGCAGCTTCCTACGGGAGAAGAGATTCTGAAGGGAATTAATCTTATCATTCCGGAAGGAAAGATGACTGTAGTAACCGGACCAAACGGCGGTGGAAAGACATCTCTGGCAAAAGTGATTGCAGGACTGTCACAGCCTACTTCAGGAAATATTATTTTAAATAAAGAGGATATTACAGAATGTAGTATTACAGAACGAGCTCAGAAGGGAATCAGTTATGCCTTTCAGCAGCCGGTACGTTTTAAGGGATTGACGGTGCGGGATTTATTGGAGCTGTCAGCGGAAGAAAAATTGCCGGAAGAGAAGGCATGTAGTATTCTGGGCGAGGTAGGATTGTGTGCGCAAGAGTATATTGACCGTGCCGTAGATGCCAGCCTTTCCGGTGGAGAGAGTAAGCGTATTGAGATAGCAACTGTTTTAGCAAGAAAAGGTGCTAAGGTACTAATTTTTGATGAACCGGAAGCAGGAATTGATTTGTGGAGCTTCTCTTGTTTAATCGATGCTTTTCAGAAACTGAAAAAGGAGTATGGAGAGACATTGTTGATTATTTCTCATCAGGAGAGAATTCTGGAAATTGCAGATTATGTGGTAGTAATAGAAGATGGAAAAGTCCGTAAGGCAGGTGACCGTGCTGAGGTGCTGCCGGAGCTTTTGAGTCAGGAAAAGGCAAGCCGTTGCCCATTAGGAAAAGACCGGGAGGGAGGATTTAGCCATGAATGATATTACCAAAAAGCTATTAAGCGAGGTCTCAGATTTCAAAGGAGAGTTCAAAGGTGCCTATAACATTCGAGAAAATGGTGAATGTGCAGGAAGACAGTCTTCTGAAAATATAGTAATTGAATCTAAGACGGATGGACCGGGACTTGTAATCCACATTAGTTCCAAGGCTCAAGGGGAAACAGTTTATATTCCGGCATGTGTAACTCATGGAAATGTAGATGATTTAGTATACAATGATTTTTATGTAGGTGCAGGAGCTGATGTTATTATTGTAGCAGGATGCGGTGTGCACACGGATAACGAAGGTGTGGCAAAGCATAATGGTATTCATCGATTTTTCTTAGAAAAAGGTGCTCATGTATTGTATCAAGAGAAACACATCGGAACCGGAACAGGAAAGGGTTTAAGGAAAATTGACCCTGTTACGGATATCTATATGGAAGAAGATTCTGTATTAGAGATGGATACACTTCAGATTGGTGGCGTAGACCAGAGTGACCGTAAGACAACAGCCTCTTTAAAGGCAAGGGCACGTCTTATTATCCGGGAACGTATTATGACCGATGGAAAAGAGCTGGCAAAAAGCGATTTTAACGTTTCCATGGACGGAGAAGATTCCGGAGTAGATTTGGTATCCCGTTCTGTAGCAAAGGGAGAATCTTATCAGGAGTATCATTCGGTGATTAAAGGAAATTGTCGTTGTACCGGACATTCAGAATGTGACGCTATTCTGGTTGGAAGTGGAAGAGTAAATGCAGCACCGGAGTTGTTTGCAGGTGATATCGATGCATCTTTGATTCATGAAGCAGCGATTGGAAAAATTGCAGGCGAGCAGATATTGAAGCTTCAGACGCTTGGATTGACAGAGCAGCAGGCAGAAGAAAAAATCATTGAAGGATTTTTAAAAGGATAAATAAGGTTTAGCGTGGCAGGCAGTCATAGAAAATATTTTTCTATGACTGCCTGTTTTTGTCGTTAGTGTTAAGATTGTATAAAGATAAAAGGAGAAAAAAATAATAGAATACTGGTATCAGATAGAAAATGCATATCCCAAATTTATATAGAATTTTGCATA is a window from the Roseburia sp. 499 genome containing:
- the nadC gene encoding carboxylating nicotinate-nucleotide diphosphorylase, with translation MNSITMTLNADELILQALREDISSEDVTTNAVMPKAQKGEAHLICKQDGVLAGLWVFKRVFELLDEDICVKLNFEDGDTVKNGEIIGTVTGDIRAILSGERTALNYLQRMSGIATYTNSVAKLLEGSKVKLLDTRKTTPNNRIFEKYAVKTGGGYNHRYNLSDGVLLKDNHIGAAGGVKQAVLMAKEYAPFVRKIEVECETVAMVEEALEAGADIIMLDNMSVEEMKKAVALIDGKAEIECSGNVTKENISHYISLGVDYISSGALTHSAPIMDVSLKNLHVV
- a CDS encoding DNA gyrase/topoisomerase IV subunit A, whose product is MQENEQIIRTEYSEIMQKSYIDYAMSVIIARALPDVRDGLKPVQRRTLYDMHELGIRYDKPYRKCARIVGDTMGKYHPHGDSSIYEALVVMAQEFKKGMPLVDGHGNFGSIEGDGAAAMRYTEARLQKITQEAYLADLDKDVVDFVPNFDETEKEPSVLPVKVPNLLINGADGIAVGMATSIPPHNFGEVIEGVKAYMKNPDITTKEMMEYIKGPDFPTGGIVVNKDDLLNIYETGMGKIKIRGKVEVEQVKGGKERLVITEIPYTMIGANIGKFLNDVYSLVETKKTNDIVDISNQSSKEGIRIVLELRKGADVENLKNMLYKKTRLEDTFGVNMLAVAEGRPETMGLVSIVRHHVNFQYELATRKYKTLLAKEMDKKEIQEGLIKACDVIDLIIEILRGSKNIKDAKDCLMNGNTEKIEFRYKGSEADAKQLNFTERQATAILEMRLYKLIGLEIEALMKEHETTLQNIEKYEEILGSRAAMAKVIIKELDGFKKEYAVERKTAIENAAEAVFEEKKIEEIPVILLMDRFGYAKTIDVSAYERNKEAADAENKYIIHCMNTDRLCIFTDKGQMHMVKVLDLPYGKFRDKGTPIDNVSNYSSSEENIVYIESIGNLLGRKLLFASSDGMLKQVDGGEFDVSKRTTAATKLNEGATVMLIQPVSGTEGETIIMGTEKGMYLRFAAGDVPEKKKGAVGVRGMKIDPKDKLEAVYLLGEEEEKNIETKGKEIALHRLRIANRDGKGVKK
- the nadA gene encoding quinolinate synthase NadA, translated to MNKLQEQIQALKQEKDAVILAHYYVEDEVQEIADYVGDSFYLSKIATEVPQQTICFAGVSFMGESAKILNPEKRVLLPDMTADCPMAHMARVEDIERVRQEYDDVAVVCYINSTTELKAHSDVCVTSANAMKIVKKLPNKNIFFIPDRHLGSYIAAKVPDKHFIFNDGFCPVHQKFDVENIKAAKVAHPEAKLLVHPECPKEVVELADFIGSTSEIITYAGKDESQSFLIGTESGVMYELRERYPEKTFYEIISGQCCMDMKKVTLEKVKDCLEQGSGEVKLEESVRQSSVNALDRMLELAK
- a CDS encoding ABC transporter ATP-binding protein, with translation MLELKDLKWQLPTGEEILKGINLIIPEGKMTVVTGPNGGGKTSLAKVIAGLSQPTSGNIILNKEDITECSITERAQKGISYAFQQPVRFKGLTVRDLLELSAEEKLPEEKACSILGEVGLCAQEYIDRAVDASLSGGESKRIEIATVLARKGAKVLIFDEPEAGIDLWSFSCLIDAFQKLKKEYGETLLIISHQERILEIADYVVVIEDGKVRKAGDRAEVLPELLSQEKASRCPLGKDREGGFSHE
- a CDS encoding L-aspartate oxidase, with the translated sequence MERETDVIIVGTGAAGLFCALQFPEDKRITVITKEDAESSDSFLAQGGMCMLRSEEDFDGYFEDTMKAGHYKNNKASVEVMIRSSQHIAQKLIGYGVDFERKNGELAFTREGGHSRPRILFHEDITGKEITGTLLERVKERKNIKLYEHTTMLDILCKDNVCYGLVVQLPDGKVDILTAPNTVLACGGIGGLYRHSTNFPHITGDAIAIALRHKITLQDVNYVQIHPTTLYSEKPGRSFLISESVRGEGALLYNAKMERFVDELLPRDIVTAAINKQMAEDGKPYVWLSMAPIAKEDILSHFPNIYKRCLEEGYDVTKECIPVVPGQHYFMGGIQSDLEGRTSMRHLYAVGETCCNGVHGANRLASNSLLESLVFAERAAQDVLKQTEIPENENIEELFEPGRYVNLNEFNKENKQMVRQEIERMKEEYEQHNHDIKCG
- a CDS encoding SufB/SufD family protein; the encoded protein is MNDITKKLLSEVSDFKGEFKGAYNIRENGECAGRQSSENIVIESKTDGPGLVIHISSKAQGETVYIPACVTHGNVDDLVYNDFYVGAGADVIIVAGCGVHTDNEGVAKHNGIHRFFLEKGAHVLYQEKHIGTGTGKGLRKIDPVTDIYMEEDSVLEMDTLQIGGVDQSDRKTTASLKARARLIIRERIMTDGKELAKSDFNVSMDGEDSGVDLVSRSVAKGESYQEYHSVIKGNCRCTGHSECDAILVGSGRVNAAPELFAGDIDASLIHEAAIGKIAGEQILKLQTLGLTEQQAEEKIIEGFLKG